One Bermanella sp. WJH001 genomic region harbors:
- a CDS encoding retropepsin-like aspartic protease yields MGFFLLSLSFLSQANIVAVGLMPGMAILEKDGQRLVIKAGQEKQGITLIRADSEQCLIEINGVRQTLLLGASLASGYTVTKGQEVRLQQDFGGHYYAQVKLNGRTVRMLVDTGATTVALSGDMARKLGIAYAKGRRMRSATAGGIVNSFLVHVNEMNLNGITRYNVPVSVIEGSHPDIPLLGMSFLGQLKIQQDNGELVISE; encoded by the coding sequence ATGGGCTTTTTTCTATTAAGTCTCTCTTTTCTGTCACAGGCAAATATCGTGGCTGTGGGTTTAATGCCGGGCATGGCCATACTTGAAAAAGATGGTCAGCGCTTAGTGATAAAAGCCGGTCAAGAAAAGCAGGGTATTACCTTGATTCGTGCGGATAGCGAGCAGTGTCTTATTGAGATTAATGGTGTGCGCCAGACATTGTTATTGGGGGCTTCGTTAGCCTCAGGTTATACCGTCACCAAAGGGCAAGAAGTACGCTTGCAACAAGATTTTGGGGGGCATTATTACGCACAGGTGAAGTTAAATGGGCGCACGGTGCGTATGCTGGTGGATACGGGCGCGACCACTGTTGCATTAAGTGGCGATATGGCGCGTAAACTGGGCATTGCTTATGCAAAAGGGCGACGTATGCGCAGTGCCACAGCAGGGGGCATTGTGAATAGCTTTTTAGTACACGTGAACGAAATGAATTTAAACGGCATTACTCGTTACAATGTGCCGGTGAGTGTGATTGAAGGCTCCCACCCTGATATTCCGCTATTGGGCATGAGCTTTTTAGGCCAGTTAAAAATTCAGCAAGATAACGGTGAGCTGGTGATTAGTGAGTAA
- a CDS encoding phosphatidylglycerophosphatase A gives MSALPKPNYKNPIHMLAFGLGSGLSPKAPGTMGTIAALPIYWFLLQDLSVLSYVIVMLLTMVIGTYVCHQTSKDLNVHDHGGIVIDEWLGMWLTMFLAPQGILWLLWGFVLFRIFDIAKPWPIKWFDKNVHGGFGIMIDDVAAAVAAWICMQLSVWLIALL, from the coding sequence ATGTCAGCGTTACCCAAACCCAATTATAAAAATCCCATTCATATGTTGGCCTTTGGTCTGGGCAGTGGTTTATCCCCTAAAGCCCCAGGCACCATGGGGACAATCGCCGCTTTGCCGATTTACTGGTTTTTATTGCAAGACCTGAGTGTTTTAAGTTATGTGATTGTAATGTTGCTCACCATGGTGATTGGTACTTATGTGTGTCACCAAACCTCAAAAGATTTAAACGTGCATGATCACGGTGGCATCGTCATTGATGAGTGGTTGGGTATGTGGTTAACCATGTTTTTAGCACCCCAAGGAATTTTGTGGTTGCTGTGGGGTTTTGTGTTGTTTCGTATTTTTGATATTGCCAAACCTTGGCCCATTAAGTGGTTTGATAAAAACGTACATGGCGGCTTTGGCATTATGATTGATGACGTAGCCGCTGCGGTGGCGGCTTGGATATGTATGCAATTAAGTGTGTGGTTGATTGCGCTGTTATAA
- a CDS encoding zinc metallopeptidase, protein MIWIVLLVILIAVIFLPQFWVQRVLKKHSAERTDFPGTGGEFARHLIKQQDLNVKLETTEQGDHYDPSTKTVRLSSENFNGKSLTAVATAAHEVGHAIQHQQGMALLLLRTPLAKFAFYVERIAQVALLSTPVFLSFLPGVGRISLIVAIVGMLASTLVHFVTLPVEFNASFSKALPILKNGQYLKNSDYQNARKILLACALTYVSAALASLLNVWRWLRFLRR, encoded by the coding sequence ATGATTTGGATTGTTCTACTTGTCATTTTAATTGCGGTGATTTTTTTACCGCAATTTTGGGTACAGCGCGTACTTAAAAAACACAGTGCTGAACGTACAGATTTCCCTGGAACCGGTGGAGAGTTTGCCCGCCACTTAATTAAACAGCAAGACCTAAACGTCAAACTCGAAACCACAGAACAAGGGGATCACTATGACCCTAGCACAAAAACAGTACGCTTAAGCAGCGAAAATTTTAACGGTAAGTCCCTCACCGCTGTGGCCACCGCCGCCCACGAAGTGGGCCATGCCATTCAACACCAACAAGGCATGGCACTATTATTACTGCGCACGCCTTTGGCTAAATTTGCGTTTTATGTTGAACGCATTGCACAAGTGGCCTTATTGAGTACCCCTGTGTTTTTAAGTTTTTTACCCGGAGTGGGGCGCATTTCATTAATCGTGGCGATTGTGGGTATGTTAGCCAGCACACTCGTGCACTTTGTGACATTACCGGTGGAGTTTAATGCCAGCTTTTCAAAAGCCTTACCCATTTTAAAAAACGGCCAGTACTTAAAAAACAGTGATTACCAAAACGCCCGAAAGATTTTATTAGCCTGTGCGTTAACGTACGTATCAGCCGCCCTTGCTAGCTTATTAAACGTGTGGCGCTGGTTGCGTTTTTTACGCCGCTAA